The following are encoded in a window of Flavobacterium psychrotrophum genomic DNA:
- a CDS encoding HD domain-containing protein → MLQKPESEFILARLKNDLAPHLYYHSVNHTLDVYERAADLAKIEGIPDNEAALLLTAALYHDSGYLYQSAGHEEISCEIAQQTLPEFGYSQNDIEKICEIITATRLPQTPADKLGEIISDADLDYLGRDDFFELGDKLYLEMCAGGNILTRSEWNDQQIAFLKAHTYFTKTAQQLRNQKKQENLNQLLSKTVL, encoded by the coding sequence ATGCTTCAAAAACCCGAATCAGAATTTATACTTGCCAGGCTAAAAAATGATTTAGCCCCGCACTTGTATTATCACTCTGTAAACCATACACTCGATGTTTATGAAAGGGCTGCAGATCTTGCCAAAATTGAAGGTATTCCTGACAATGAAGCTGCACTACTGTTAACCGCGGCATTATACCACGATTCCGGTTACCTTTACCAAAGCGCCGGGCATGAGGAAATATCGTGTGAAATAGCACAACAAACACTACCGGAATTTGGCTATAGCCAAAATGATATTGAAAAAATATGCGAAATAATAACCGCTACAAGGCTGCCACAAACTCCGGCTGATAAACTGGGCGAAATAATAAGTGATGCCGACCTGGATTACCTGGGGCGGGATGACTTTTTTGAACTGGGCGATAAATTATACCTCGAAATGTGCGCCGGCGGTAATATACTAACCCGCAGCGAATGGAACGACCAGCAAATAGCATTCTTAAAAGCACATACTTACTTTACCAAAACAGCACAGCAGCTGCGCAACCAAAAAAAACAAGAAAACCTAAACCAACTGTTATCTAAAACTGTACTATAA
- a CDS encoding adenylate/guanylate cyclase domain-containing protein: MSKILVVDDEPDLEVLVKQKFRKKIRENIYEFVFAQNGQEALEKVKEHPDLDLVLSDINMPVMDGLTLLTHLPEANPTLKAVVVSAYGDMQNIRMAMNKGAFDFVCKPVDFEDLDLTIEKTIVYVQQLQETLKAIKENNILKMYVDENVLNFMTHKEFETSLLKNELLEATVLFIDVCGFTSITERIPANTVVSVLNGLFDKIVAGIIAQNGHVDKFMGDAVMAVFRGEYHMDRAIDAALSIKEEIAKLDEIVEGEIRFKPEISIGINSGEMVSGNIGSASLKRLDYTVIGDSVNVAQRLQSAAKAGQILISEETYQKAKESFSCEYVGEFTLKNKAKPVVTYEVKE, translated from the coding sequence ATGTCGAAGATACTGGTGGTAGATGATGAACCGGATTTAGAAGTCCTGGTGAAACAGAAGTTCCGTAAAAAGATCAGGGAAAATATATACGAATTTGTTTTTGCACAAAATGGGCAGGAAGCGCTTGAAAAAGTAAAAGAGCATCCTGACCTCGATTTGGTATTAAGCGATATTAATATGCCGGTAATGGATGGGCTTACGCTTTTAACGCATTTGCCCGAGGCTAACCCTACGCTAAAAGCGGTGGTTGTATCTGCCTATGGCGATATGCAGAATATTCGCATGGCCATGAACAAGGGGGCTTTTGATTTTGTGTGTAAGCCGGTAGATTTTGAAGACCTGGATCTTACTATAGAAAAAACCATTGTATATGTACAGCAGTTACAGGAAACACTTAAAGCCATAAAAGAAAACAACATACTTAAAATGTATGTAGATGAAAACGTGCTTAATTTTATGACACACAAAGAGTTTGAAACCAGCCTGCTTAAAAATGAGCTGCTGGAAGCTACAGTGTTGTTTATAGACGTGTGTGGTTTTACATCTATTACAGAGCGTATTCCTGCAAATACGGTGGTAAGTGTGCTTAATGGCTTGTTTGACAAAATTGTAGCCGGTATAATAGCACAAAACGGACACGTAGATAAATTTATGGGCGATGCGGTTATGGCTGTTTTCCGTGGTGAGTACCATATGGACAGGGCGATAGACGCTGCACTCTCTATAAAAGAAGAAATTGCAAAGCTCGACGAAATAGTGGAGGGCGAGATAAGGTTTAAGCCCGAAATATCAATAGGTATTAACTCCGGCGAAATGGTATCGGGCAATATAGGTTCGGCATCGCTTAAGCGACTGGATTATACCGTGATAGGCGACTCTGTAAATGTGGCACAACGCCTGCAATCGGCAGCAAAAGCCGGACAGATATTGATAAGTGAAGAAACCTACCAAAAAGCAAAGGAATCTTTTAGTTGTGAATATGTGGGCGAATTTACCCTTAAAAACAAAGCAAAACCTGTAGTTACTTACGAAGTTAAGGAATAG
- a CDS encoding response regulator: MSIKILVVDDEADVQPLFLQRFRKEIKNDEISFDFALSGEEALQYLTGHHSEVVLILSDINMPGMSGIELLSKIRHEYSVPPPIVMMVTAYGDEENHRQAMDNGANDFLTKPLDFNLLKEKLKQITE, translated from the coding sequence ATGTCGATAAAAATATTAGTGGTAGACGATGAGGCTGATGTACAGCCGCTTTTCCTGCAACGTTTCAGGAAAGAGATAAAAAATGACGAGATCAGTTTTGATTTTGCCCTTTCGGGCGAAGAAGCATTACAGTATCTTACAGGGCATCATTCTGAAGTCGTACTTATATTATCTGATATAAATATGCCCGGCATGAGTGGTATAGAACTGTTGTCTAAAATTAGGCATGAGTATAGTGTGCCACCTCCTATAGTAATGATGGTAACGGCTTATGGAGATGAAGAAAACCACAGGCAGGCAATGGACAATGGTGCAAACGACTTTTTGACCAAGCCGCTTGATTTTAATTTATTAAAAGAAAAACTTAAACAAATTACAGAATAA
- a CDS encoding protein-disulfide reductase DsbD family protein — protein MKKLAFILFFISAFFAANAQVKQPVKWTAKAEKKSDTEFLLTFDATIEPSWHMYSQYSDENGAVPMTVVFNNNKGNYELIGKAKESKTEQAYNDVFEVTETFWSNKAQLKQTVKLTPASNKIVQVTFDYQVCKEVCIQDTKLFQFDLATLTVKDVNKFDKIALKAATAVSTPDVATTALAAPEEAATVIADANDTVADTAKVAASKDKKDVAITTTPKKSDEKKGLFTIFFIAFLSGFAALLTPCVFPMIPMTVSFFTKQSKSKAAGIRNAITYGVSIIVIYVLLGSLVTGIFGADSLNALSTNVVFNLVFFVLLIVFACSFLGAFEIMLPNSWANKVDRQADRGGIVGILFMALALAIVSFSCTGPIVGTLLVEAASKGGLAPVIGMFGFSLALALPFMLFAMFPGWLNSLPKSGGWLNTVKVFLGFLELALAFKFLSNADLVLQLHYIERETFLAIWIAVFGALALYMFGKITLPHDTPGGFISVGRLLLGLLVLSFTVYLIPGLWGAPLKLISGFPPSQTYSESPYGFGASSSGSTASNIALPEGSHNGPHGIAAFEDYDKALAYAKKVNKPLLIDFTGYACVNCRKMEDNVWSDERILSILKNDVVLVSLYVDFKEDLPESEQYTSQSTGKFIKTIGNKWSDFQITKYKTNSQPYYVLVNKAEENLNEPVGYTPDIEEYLTWLKDGVSKFKK, from the coding sequence ATGAAAAAACTTGCTTTTATATTGTTTTTCATTTCGGCATTCTTTGCCGCAAATGCACAGGTAAAGCAGCCTGTAAAGTGGACTGCAAAAGCTGAAAAAAAATCGGATACCGAATTTTTACTTACGTTTGATGCTACCATAGAGCCATCATGGCACATGTATTCTCAATATAGCGATGAGAACGGTGCAGTACCTATGACAGTTGTTTTTAATAACAACAAAGGTAATTATGAACTTATTGGCAAAGCCAAAGAGAGTAAAACCGAGCAGGCCTATAACGACGTGTTTGAAGTTACCGAAACCTTTTGGAGCAACAAGGCACAGCTTAAACAAACGGTAAAGCTTACACCTGCAAGTAATAAAATAGTACAGGTTACTTTTGATTACCAGGTGTGTAAAGAAGTTTGTATTCAGGATACCAAGCTTTTCCAGTTTGACCTTGCAACATTAACGGTTAAAGATGTAAACAAGTTTGACAAAATAGCGTTAAAGGCAGCTACGGCGGTAAGCACGCCAGATGTTGCAACTACTGCACTGGCAGCACCCGAAGAAGCAGCTACTGTTATAGCTGATGCTAATGATACTGTTGCAGATACAGCAAAAGTTGCAGCATCTAAAGATAAGAAAGATGTTGCAATAACTACAACTCCTAAGAAATCAGACGAGAAAAAAGGGCTTTTTACTATTTTCTTTATCGCGTTCCTTTCTGGGTTTGCAGCATTGTTAACACCATGTGTATTCCCTATGATTCCTATGACGGTAAGTTTCTTTACCAAGCAGAGTAAATCTAAGGCGGCAGGTATACGTAACGCCATAACATACGGTGTTTCAATAATTGTAATTTATGTATTACTGGGGTCATTAGTTACCGGGATTTTTGGAGCAGATTCGCTTAATGCGTTATCTACAAACGTAGTATTTAACCTGGTATTCTTTGTACTCTTAATTGTATTCGCCTGTTCATTTTTAGGTGCATTCGAAATTATGCTTCCTAACTCGTGGGCTAACAAAGTGGATCGCCAGGCAGACAGGGGAGGTATTGTAGGTATTCTTTTTATGGCGCTTGCCCTTGCTATAGTTTCATTTTCATGTACAGGTCCTATCGTGGGTACACTGCTTGTAGAAGCGGCTTCTAAAGGTGGTCTTGCACCTGTAATAGGTATGTTTGGCTTTTCATTAGCACTAGCCCTTCCGTTTATGCTTTTTGCAATGTTCCCGGGCTGGTTAAACAGCCTTCCAAAATCGGGCGGATGGCTTAACACGGTTAAAGTATTCCTGGGTTTCCTTGAACTTGCGCTTGCGTTTAAATTTTTAAGTAATGCAGATCTTGTACTACAATTACATTATATAGAAAGAGAAACATTTCTGGCTATATGGATTGCCGTATTTGGTGCATTGGCACTATATATGTTCGGTAAAATTACGTTGCCGCACGATACTCCCGGAGGATTCATTTCAGTAGGCAGGCTATTGCTCGGTTTGTTAGTCTTGAGTTTTACGGTATACCTTATTCCGGGGCTATGGGGTGCGCCACTTAAGCTGATAAGCGGTTTCCCACCATCGCAAACGTATAGTGAAAGTCCGTATGGCTTTGGCGCAAGCAGTAGTGGTTCTACAGCTTCTAATATTGCCTTGCCGGAAGGTTCCCATAATGGGCCTCATGGCATTGCTGCTTTTGAAGATTATGATAAAGCATTGGCTTATGCCAAAAAAGTTAATAAGCCACTGCTGATTGATTTTACGGGGTATGCCTGTGTTAACTGCCGCAAGATGGAAGATAATGTATGGAGCGACGAGCGCATACTTTCGATACTTAAAAATGATGTTGTACTTGTATCATTATATGTAGACTTTAAAGAAGATTTGCCGGAAAGTGAGCAGTATACTTCTCAGTCTACTGGGAAGTTTATTAAAACGATTGGCAACAAATGGAGTGACTTCCAGATTACAAAGTACAAGACTAATTCGCAGCCGTATTATGTGCTGGTAAATAAGGCTGAGGAAAACCTTAATGAACCAGTAGGATATACACCAGATATTGAAGAATATCTTACCTGGCTAAAAGACGGCGTAAGTAAGTTTAAAAAATAA
- a CDS encoding PPK2 family polyphosphate kinase, with protein sequence MKNIHPENYIVTPPFLIAEAPTVVKLKASDDEKKEALHEVSKKLGELQDKMYANNRYSVLIVLQGMDTSGKDSLIKQVFKNFNARGVVVYSFKQPNSAELKHDYLWRHYIALPDKGKFAVFNRSHYENVLVTRVHPEYLLKENLPSIEDVKDVPANFWKQRYEQINNFEKHLVLNGTIVLKFFLHISKEEQRQRLLRRLELKSHNWKFSPADLDERQLWDEYQQYYEEAINNTSRPHAPWYAIPADDKKLARLLVAKTILKELEKYNFHEPEVNEEVLEHINAYKRKLESEKD encoded by the coding sequence ATGAAAAACATCCACCCGGAAAACTATATAGTTACCCCACCATTTTTAATTGCTGAAGCTCCTACTGTTGTAAAGCTAAAAGCATCTGACGATGAAAAAAAAGAAGCGCTACACGAAGTAAGCAAAAAGTTGGGGGAGTTGCAGGACAAGATGTATGCTAACAACCGATACAGCGTGCTGATAGTATTGCAGGGTATGGATACCAGTGGCAAGGACAGCCTTATAAAACAGGTGTTTAAAAATTTTAACGCCCGTGGGGTAGTGGTGTATAGTTTTAAGCAGCCAAACAGCGCCGAACTAAAGCACGATTACCTGTGGCGTCATTATATTGCGCTGCCCGATAAGGGTAAGTTTGCCGTGTTTAACAGGTCGCATTATGAAAATGTACTGGTTACCCGTGTGCACCCGGAATATTTATTAAAGGAGAACCTGCCGAGCATAGAAGATGTAAAAGACGTGCCTGCTAATTTTTGGAAACAGCGTTACGAGCAAATCAATAATTTTGAGAAGCACCTGGTATTAAACGGCACTATAGTGCTTAAATTCTTTTTGCATATTAGTAAAGAGGAGCAACGCCAGCGCCTGTTGCGAAGGCTGGAACTTAAAAGCCATAACTGGAAGTTTAGCCCGGCCGATCTTGATGAGCGCCAACTGTGGGATGAGTACCAACAATATTATGAAGAAGCTATAAACAATACCAGCCGCCCCCATGCGCCCTGGTATGCCATACCGGCCGATGATAAAAAACTCGCACGATTGCTTGTAGCCAAAACTATTTTAAAGGAACTTGAAAAATATAACTTTCATGAACCGGAGGTTAATGAGGAAGTTTTAGAACATATAAACGCCTACAAACGCAAACTGGAAAGTGAGAAAGATTAG
- a CDS encoding anthranilate synthase component I family protein, whose amino-acid sequence MRTTFSAHIQNPEGFKQQALAWAQQYREVVFLDSNNYHQKYGSYDAILAVDAFTSVITDHYNAFEDLAVYRRTTQDWLFGYLSYDLKNDTEDLTSRNFDGLGFADLFFFQPQKLFLLKGNTVELHYLALCDDEMESDLDEILNSELRIENLELGIDNKEPITIQQRISKESYLDKAGQMLQHIYRGDIYEANFCMEFYAEDAVINPLSTYHQLNAISEPPFAVYLKNHKQYLLSASPERYLKKEGSKIITQPIKGTAPRSTDATEDEALKTALTQNEKERAENIMIVDLVRNDLSHTAEKGSVKVEELCEAYSFKQVHHLISTVTSHIDSTVMPEEVLRTTFPMGSMTGAPKISAMQIIENLEVTKRGLYSGAVGYFTPDADFDFNVVIRSILYNADKQYVSFSVGSAITADAIPEKEYEECLLKARAMRTVLGG is encoded by the coding sequence GTGAGGACTACTTTTTCTGCCCATATTCAAAACCCTGAGGGTTTTAAACAACAAGCACTCGCCTGGGCGCAGCAATACAGGGAAGTTGTTTTTTTAGACAGTAATAACTACCATCAAAAATACGGCAGCTATGATGCCATACTGGCTGTAGATGCGTTTACATCTGTAATTACAGATCATTATAATGCGTTTGAAGACCTGGCTGTTTATCGCAGGACTACGCAAGACTGGTTGTTTGGTTACCTGTCTTACGACCTTAAAAATGATACCGAAGATTTAACCTCGCGTAATTTTGACGGCCTTGGTTTTGCCGACCTGTTTTTCTTCCAGCCCCAAAAGCTGTTCCTTTTAAAAGGTAATACAGTTGAGCTGCACTACCTGGCATTGTGCGATGACGAAATGGAGAGCGACCTTGACGAAATTCTAAATTCTGAATTGAGAATTGAGAATTTAGAATTGGGGATTGATAACAAGGAACCGATAACTATACAGCAGCGCATATCTAAAGAAAGCTATCTTGATAAAGCCGGGCAGATGTTGCAGCATATTTACCGTGGCGATATTTATGAGGCTAATTTTTGTATGGAATTTTATGCTGAAGATGCCGTAATAAATCCGCTAAGTACGTACCATCAGTTAAATGCCATATCAGAACCGCCCTTTGCAGTGTATCTTAAAAACCATAAGCAGTATTTACTGTCGGCTTCGCCAGAACGTTATCTTAAGAAGGAGGGAAGCAAAATTATTACGCAACCCATTAAAGGTACTGCCCCCCGCAGTACTGATGCTACCGAAGATGAAGCCCTGAAAACCGCGCTTACCCAAAACGAAAAAGAACGTGCCGAAAACATAATGATCGTAGACCTGGTGCGTAATGATTTGAGCCATACGGCAGAAAAGGGTTCGGTTAAAGTGGAAGAACTTTGCGAAGCTTACAGCTTTAAGCAGGTGCATCATTTGATATCTACCGTTACATCGCACATTGATAGTACTGTTATGCCAGAGGAGGTTCTAAGAACTACCTTCCCTATGGGCAGCATGACGGGGGCTCCTAAAATATCGGCCATGCAGATTATTGAAAACCTTGAAGTAACCAAGCGCGGGCTTTATAGTGGTGCCGTAGGGTACTTTACACCCGATGCCGATTTTGATTTTAACGTGGTTATACGCAGCATACTTTATAATGCAGATAAGCAATATGTATCTTTTTCAGTAGGTAGTGCCATTACGGCCGACGCCATCCCTGAGAAAGAATACGAAGAATGCCTATTAAAGGCAAGGGCTATGCGTACGGTGCTGGGAGGATAG
- a CDS encoding YitT family protein, with amino-acid sequence MKDIFAKHNITDVFYAAAGILFCGFALKGFLIPNHFFDGGITGLSLLVHELYHWNIGYVIVAANIPLILMAAFQVNRGFALKTLFAITGLGLCLLFIPYPQITSDKLLVSIFGGAFMGIGIGLAMRGGYALDGVEVLALYTGKRVSFTISEIILGINIIIFLIAAVKLGLPTALYSILTYYSASRTINFVVEGIEEFNGVTIISGQSELIKEALVMSLGKGITVYKGERGFLKDSYNISQPCDIVFTVVTRLELRRLKNIVHDIDPKAFVFTNVIKETAGGVLSRQARH; translated from the coding sequence ATGAAAGATATTTTTGCTAAACATAATATTACCGACGTATTTTACGCGGCTGCCGGAATACTATTTTGTGGTTTTGCGTTGAAAGGTTTTTTAATACCTAACCACTTTTTTGATGGTGGTATTACAGGCTTATCGCTTTTAGTACACGAACTCTACCACTGGAATATAGGCTATGTAATTGTAGCAGCAAATATTCCGCTTATATTAATGGCAGCTTTTCAGGTAAACAGGGGTTTTGCATTAAAAACATTATTTGCCATTACCGGCCTGGGGCTTTGCCTGCTGTTTATACCTTATCCTCAAATAACGTCAGATAAGCTACTTGTCTCAATATTTGGCGGTGCATTTATGGGTATTGGTATAGGCCTTGCCATGCGTGGCGGTTACGCCTTAGATGGTGTAGAGGTACTGGCACTATATACAGGAAAACGCGTAAGTTTTACCATCAGCGAAATAATACTGGGCATAAATATTATTATTTTCCTTATTGCGGCTGTAAAACTCGGGCTACCTACTGCATTATACTCAATACTAACCTATTACAGCGCATCGCGAACCATAAATTTTGTGGTAGAAGGTATAGAAGAGTTTAACGGAGTTACTATAATATCAGGCCAGAGCGAGTTGATAAAAGAAGCGCTTGTAATGAGCCTTGGTAAAGGTATTACCGTATATAAAGGAGAGCGCGGATTTTTAAAAGACAGTTATAACATTAGCCAGCCATGCGATATTGTATTTACCGTAGTAACCAGGCTGGAACTGCGCAGGCTTAAAAACATTGTACACGATATTGACCCTAAGGCATTTGTGTTTACCAATGTTATTAAAGAAACTGCCGGTGGTGTGCTTAGCCGCCAGGCAAGGCACTAA
- the tilS gene encoding tRNA lysidine(34) synthetase TilS, with protein sequence MLSKLQTHLTTQLSFLKDKKLLLATSGGVDSVVLVHLFKALGYNIFIAHCNFGLRGDESDGDEQFVRNYAAENNIPIFVTHFDTKALAHDAKVSIQVAARQLRYAWFEELIRDNNLDYLLTAHHLDDSVETFLINFTRGTGLDGLLGIPQQNGNIVRPLLPFTRNDIEAYAKANNIAWREDSSNASDKYLRNKLRHTIVPILKELNPSFADSFVQTLTNLQQAHSLTEDASVLVYREVVTDMEDKKIISIPQLIRLPNYQAYLYQWLSPLGFTAWDDIYDLVSAQPGKFILSQNYRLLKDRDSLIVEPFKEAQDRIYEIANNIDKTTVPIELRFEIIANKEQNATKNIIFVNNELIKFPLFVRKWQEGDYFYPLGMNGQKKKVSKFFKDEKFSLSQKEDTWLLCSENEVIWIVGHRADNRFNADTQTTQILKIEVLQ encoded by the coding sequence ATGTTGTCTAAACTGCAAACCCACCTGACTACTCAATTATCTTTCTTAAAAGATAAAAAATTACTCCTCGCTACCAGCGGCGGTGTAGACAGTGTTGTTTTGGTACACCTTTTTAAAGCGTTGGGTTATAACATATTTATAGCACACTGCAACTTTGGGCTAAGGGGAGACGAGAGCGATGGCGATGAACAGTTTGTGCGTAATTATGCAGCTGAAAATAATATCCCAATTTTTGTAACCCATTTTGATACTAAGGCTTTGGCTCATGATGCTAAAGTATCTATACAGGTGGCAGCAAGGCAGCTGCGCTATGCCTGGTTTGAAGAACTAATTAGGGACAATAACCTTGACTACCTGCTTACGGCACATCACTTAGACGATTCGGTCGAAACATTTCTTATAAATTTTACGCGGGGTACCGGGCTTGATGGGCTGCTGGGCATACCACAACAAAACGGAAATATTGTACGTCCGTTGCTGCCGTTTACCCGAAACGATATTGAGGCATACGCCAAAGCGAACAACATTGCCTGGCGTGAAGACAGCAGCAATGCATCTGATAAATACCTGCGCAACAAGCTGCGCCATACTATAGTGCCCATTCTTAAAGAACTCAATCCGTCTTTTGCAGATTCGTTTGTTCAGACCCTTACTAATCTGCAACAGGCACATTCGCTTACAGAAGATGCCTCGGTTTTGGTATACCGGGAGGTGGTTACAGATATGGAAGATAAAAAGATAATCAGCATCCCGCAACTTATACGTTTGCCAAACTATCAGGCTTATTTGTACCAATGGCTTAGTCCGCTTGGGTTTACCGCCTGGGATGATATTTATGATTTGGTTAGTGCGCAGCCGGGTAAATTTATACTTTCTCAAAACTATAGGTTGTTAAAAGACCGCGACAGCCTGATCGTAGAACCGTTTAAAGAGGCGCAGGACAGGATTTACGAAATTGCAAATAACATTGATAAAACTACTGTTCCTATAGAGTTAAGGTTCGAAATAATAGCAAATAAAGAGCAAAATGCTACAAAAAACATAATTTTTGTTAATAATGAATTAATAAAATTCCCGTTATTTGTCCGTAAATGGCAGGAGGGTGATTATTTTTACCCACTGGGAATGAACGGGCAGAAAAAGAAGGTTTCAAAGTTTTTTAAAGATGAGAAATTTTCACTTTCACAAAAGGAAGATACCTGGCTTTTATGTTCTGAAAATGAAGTAATATGGATTGTTGGCCATCGTGCCGATAACCGTTTTAACGCTGATACACAAACAACACAAATTTTAAAAATAGAGGTTTTACAATAA
- a CDS encoding CotH kinase family protein — protein MNVQVLKSLPARRFLLLLLLFQLVGYAQVNFTQSNLPIVIINTDNNAEIPDDPKIQASMKIIYHADGTTNYLTDQNTTAYLNYSGRIKIEVRGSTSQDLPKKQYGWTTYESDNSTKKKVSILGMPKQNDWILNGLAFDPSLIRDYLSYNLSRAIGYYTVRTQFCEVVLNGSYNGLYILQEKLKDDENRINIEAIDDSAANGVALTGGYITKADKTTGGDPVAWSMQSYVGNTDFIHELPKPEDVTSAQDAYIHQQFTNLAGTSHNNNSNFGTGYPSIIDIPTFVDFMIMSELAGNVDSYQVSTYFHKDIGGKLRAGPIWDFNLTFGNDLFSYGYNRGYYNVWQFANGDNEGPKFWRDLFDTPDFRCYFSRRWNELTQAGQPLNYDKIVAAINTTTATIADAAAREQARWGTVPNFNGEVDNIKNWLLQRSTWITNNAGSYTACQNPVLPSLVITDISYHPSESSQFPESDDQEFFAIKNTGTTVVNLTGVYLRELGTSYQFPVNSTIAAGETYFIAGNATVFQQKYGFVPFGEFQRTLSNSTQNIVLADGMGNIIDTVQYDDETPWPDADGNGMYLHLTATNLDNSLAASWEAVSEASLGAATFKDIAGVVLYPNPVSNILNVTARETINGFEMYNIYGKLLQSGKPETDRLQIQFSGYAAGIYFVKIETVSGSITKKVVKQ, from the coding sequence ATGAATGTACAAGTGCTTAAAAGCCTGCCGGCAAGAAGGTTTCTATTATTGTTGCTTTTATTTCAACTGGTGGGTTATGCCCAGGTAAACTTTACCCAAAGCAACTTGCCTATTGTTATTATTAATACAGATAACAATGCTGAAATACCCGATGACCCTAAGATACAGGCATCAATGAAGATAATTTATCATGCAGATGGTACTACCAATTATCTTACCGATCAAAATACCACTGCTTACCTTAATTATTCGGGGCGCATCAAGATTGAGGTACGAGGATCAACATCTCAGGATTTACCCAAAAAACAGTACGGCTGGACAACTTATGAAAGTGACAATAGCACAAAAAAGAAAGTCAGCATACTGGGCATGCCCAAACAAAATGACTGGATACTTAATGGCCTTGCGTTCGACCCTTCGTTAATTCGCGATTATTTATCATACAACCTTTCGCGTGCCATAGGCTATTATACGGTGCGTACGCAATTTTGTGAGGTGGTATTAAACGGTAGTTATAATGGTCTGTATATACTACAGGAAAAGCTAAAGGATGATGAAAACCGTATTAACATAGAAGCAATTGATGACAGTGCGGCCAATGGTGTAGCGCTTACAGGTGGCTATATAACTAAAGCTGATAAAACTACAGGTGGTGACCCTGTAGCCTGGAGTATGCAGTCGTATGTGGGCAATACAGATTTTATACATGAACTGCCTAAACCGGAAGATGTAACAAGTGCACAGGATGCTTACATACATCAGCAGTTTACAAATCTTGCCGGTACATCACATAACAACAATAGTAATTTTGGTACCGGCTATCCATCTATAATAGATATCCCCACATTTGTCGATTTTATGATAATGTCTGAGTTGGCCGGTAATGTAGACAGTTATCAGGTAAGTACTTATTTTCATAAGGATATTGGCGGAAAATTGCGTGCAGGGCCTATTTGGGATTTTAACCTGACCTTTGGTAATGATCTCTTTTCATACGGTTATAATCGTGGTTATTATAATGTATGGCAGTTTGCTAATGGAGATAACGAAGGGCCAAAATTCTGGAGAGACCTTTTTGATACACCCGACTTTAGGTGCTACTTTTCTCGCAGGTGGAATGAACTTACACAAGCAGGCCAGCCTCTAAACTATGATAAAATAGTGGCTGCTATAAATACAACTACAGCTACTATTGCAGATGCTGCCGCACGCGAACAGGCAAGATGGGGAACGGTGCCTAATTTTAATGGAGAGGTTGATAATATAAAAAACTGGCTACTGCAGCGTAGCACATGGATTACTAATAATGCAGGTAGTTACACCGCTTGCCAAAACCCTGTATTGCCATCGCTGGTTATTACAGATATCAGCTATCATCCATCAGAATCTAGTCAGTTTCCTGAATCTGACGACCAAGAATTTTTTGCCATAAAAAATACAGGTACTACAGTGGTTAACCTTACAGGCGTGTACCTGCGTGAGTTAGGCACATCATACCAGTTTCCTGTAAACAGCACCATAGCGGCAGGCGAAACATATTTTATTGCGGGCAATGCTACTGTGTTTCAGCAAAAATATGGTTTTGTACCGTTTGGAGAGTTTCAGCGCACTTTATCTAACAGTACCCAGAATATTGTACTGGCAGATGGTATGGGCAACATTATTGATACAGTGCAGTATGATGACGAAACCCCATGGCCGGATGCCGATGGAAATGGTATGTATCTGCACCTGACAGCCACAAACCTTGATAACAGCCTTGCTGCAAGTTGGGAAGCAGTTAGCGAGGCAAGCCTGGGAGCGGCTACCTTTAAAGATATAGCAGGGGTTGTGCTTTATCCTAACCCGGTAAGCAATATCCTGAATGTAACAGCCAGAGAGACCATTAACGGTTTTGAGATGTATAACATTTATGGTAAGCTGTTGCAAAGTGGTAAACCGGAAACTGACAGGCTGCAAATACAGTTTAGCGGATATGCGGCTGGTATTTATTTTGTGAAAATAGAAACTGTATCAGGCAGTATAACTAAAAAAGTTGTGAAGCAATAA